In one window of Archocentrus centrarchus isolate MPI-CPG fArcCen1 chromosome 11, fArcCen1, whole genome shotgun sequence DNA:
- the LOC115788304 gene encoding proteasome subunit beta type-2-like, giving the protein MDYLSSLAKAPFAAHGYGAFLTLSILDRYYRPDLTRDEAIDLLKKCIEELNKRFILNLPSFTVRLIDKEGIHDLEKLTLGAK; this is encoded by the exons ATGGACTACCTGTCTTCCCTGGCCAAGGCCCCCTTCGCTGCCCACGGCTACGGAGCCTTCCTCACTCTTTCCATTCTTGACCGATACTACAGACCAG ATCTGACTCGGGATGAAGCCATAGATCTGCTGAAGAAGTGCATTGAGGAA CTCAACAAACGTTTCATCCTGAATCTCCCCTCCTTTACCGTCCGTTTGATTGACAAGGAGGGCATCCATGACCTGGAGAAGCTCACCCTCGGCGCCAAGTGA
- the LOC115788303 gene encoding transcription factor AP-2-epsilon-like isoform X2, with product MLWKSRTKTDNAQDRADGLSGSSPSGRLSQLSSLNQAAYSSAPPLCHTPASDFQPPYFPPPYPQSSLPYSQSQDSAYSHLSDPYPSINSIHQHQQAAWHSQRSRSEEGGLLSQSHRALSLDPRRESPAVPRLLHGLGEGAAALGDGPLGMHLGHHGLDDLQGMEEGSALGILDHSVIKKVPIPSKLNGSSLSALSIGKEGLGVGSVSNPAEVFCSVPGRLSLLSSTSKYKVTVGEVQRRLSPPECLNASLLGGVLRRAKSKNGGRCLRERLEKIGLNLPAGRRKAANVTLLTSLVEGEAVHLARDFGYVCETEFPARATAEYLCRQSEPDQLPTRRSMLLATKEICKEFVDLMSQDRSPLGGSRPTPCLEPGVQGSLTHFSLLTHGFGTPAICAALSAFQSYLMEAIKLLDKGEGGGKSHHDKEMKHRK from the exons ATGCTCTGGAAATCCCGAACCAAAACTGACAACGCGCag GACCGCGCAGACGGACTCAGCGGCTCTTCGCCGAGCGGGCGCCTTTCCCAGCTGTCCTCCCTGAACCAGGCCGCCTACTCATCGGCTCCCCCGCTCTGCCACACTCCGGCCTCAGACTTCCAGCCTCCTTACTTCCCACCCCCCTATCCACAGTCTTCACTGCCATACTCCCAGAGCCAGGACTCTGCTTATTCCCACCTGTCAGACCCCTACCCCTCCATCAACTCCATCCATCAGCATCAGCAAGCAGCGTGGCACTCGCAGAGGTCGCGCTCCGAAGAAGGGGGGCTACTGTCACAGTCTCACCGGGCTTTGAGTCTGGACCCCCGTCGGGAGTCTCCAGCTGTCCCGCGGCTGCTGCACGGTCTCGGAGAAGGGGCTGCAGCGCTCGGAGACGGTCCTCTCGGGATGCACCTGGGACATCACGGCCTGGATGATCTTCAG GGAATGGAGGAAGGATCAGCCTTGGGCATCCTCGACCACTCTGTCATTAAAAAAG TTCCCATCCCGTCCAAGCTGAACGGCTCGTCCCTGTCCGCCTTGTCCATCGGTAAGGAGGGTCTGGGAGTGGGATCTGTCTCCAACCCGGCGGAGGTATTCTGTTCAGTCCCGGGTCGCCTGTCGCTGCTCAGCTCCACCTCCAAATACAAGGTGACGGTCGGGGAGGTGCAGCGACGCCTCTCCCCACCTGAGTGCCTCAATGcttctctgctgggaggagTCCTCCGCAG GGCGAAGTCAAAGAATGGTGGCCGCTGTCTGAGAGAGCGTCTGGAGAAGATTGGCCTCAACCTGCCCGCCGGGCGACGCAAGGCAGCCAACGTCACTCTGCTAACATCTCTAGTGGAGG GTGAGGCCGTCCATCTGGCGCGGGACTTCGGTTACGTGTGTGAAACAGAGTTTCCAGCCAGAGCCACAGCTGAGTATCTGTGCAGGCAGAGCGAGCCCGACCAGCTCCCAACGCGACGCAGCATGCTGCTCGCCACCAA GGAAATCTGCAAAGAGTTTGTGGACCTCATGTCCCAGGACCGCTCCCCACTCGGCGGCAGTCGACCCACCCCCTGCCTGGAGCCGGGCGTCCAGGGAAGCCTCACCCACTTCAGTCTGCTCACCCACGGCTTCGGTACACCCGCCATCTGCGCAGCGCTCTCCGCCTTCCAGAGCTACCTGATGGAGGCGATCAAATTGCTGGACAAAGGAGAAGGTGGAGGGAAGAGCCACCATGACAAGGAGATGAAGCACCGCAAATA G
- the LOC115788303 gene encoding transcription factor AP-2-epsilon-like isoform X1, producing MLWKSRTKTDNAQDRADGLSGSSPSGRLSQLSSLNQAAYSSAPPLCHTPASDFQPPYFPPPYPQSSLPYSQSQDSAYSHLSDPYPSINSIHQHQQAAWHSQRSRSEEGGLLSQSHRALSLDPRRESPAVPRLLHGLGEGAAALGDGPLGMHLGHHGLDDLQGMEEGSALGILDHSVIKKVPIPSKLNGSSLSALSIGKEGLGVGSVSNPAEVFCSVPGRLSLLSSTSKYKVTVGEVQRRLSPPECLNASLLGGVLRRAKSKNGGRCLRERLEKIGLNLPAGRRKAANVTLLTSLVEGEAVHLARDFGYVCETEFPARATAEYLCRQSEPDQLPTRRSMLLATKEICKEFVDLMSQDRSPLGGSRPTPCLEPGVQGSLTHFSLLTHGFGTPAICAALSAFQSYLMEAIKLLDKGEGGGKSHHDKEMKHRK from the exons ATGCTCTGGAAATCCCGAACCAAAACTGACAACGCGCag GACCGCGCAGACGGACTCAGCGGCTCTTCGCCGAGCGGGCGCCTTTCCCAGCTGTCCTCCCTGAACCAGGCCGCCTACTCATCGGCTCCCCCGCTCTGCCACACTCCGGCCTCAGACTTCCAGCCTCCTTACTTCCCACCCCCCTATCCACAGTCTTCACTGCCATACTCCCAGAGCCAGGACTCTGCTTATTCCCACCTGTCAGACCCCTACCCCTCCATCAACTCCATCCATCAGCATCAGCAAGCAGCGTGGCACTCGCAGAGGTCGCGCTCCGAAGAAGGGGGGCTACTGTCACAGTCTCACCGGGCTTTGAGTCTGGACCCCCGTCGGGAGTCTCCAGCTGTCCCGCGGCTGCTGCACGGTCTCGGAGAAGGGGCTGCAGCGCTCGGAGACGGTCCTCTCGGGATGCACCTGGGACATCACGGCCTGGATGATCTTCAG GGAATGGAGGAAGGATCAGCCTTGGGCATCCTCGACCACTCTGTCATTAAAAAAG TTCCCATCCCGTCCAAGCTGAACGGCTCGTCCCTGTCCGCCTTGTCCATCGGTAAGGAGGGTCTGGGAGTGGGATCTGTCTCCAACCCGGCGGAGGTATTCTGTTCAGTCCCGGGTCGCCTGTCGCTGCTCAGCTCCACCTCCAAATACAAGGTGACGGTCGGGGAGGTGCAGCGACGCCTCTCCCCACCTGAGTGCCTCAATGcttctctgctgggaggagTCCTCCGCAG GGCGAAGTCAAAGAATGGTGGCCGCTGTCTGAGAGAGCGTCTGGAGAAGATTGGCCTCAACCTGCCCGCCGGGCGACGCAAGGCAGCCAACGTCACTCTGCTAACATCTCTAGTGGAGG GTGAGGCCGTCCATCTGGCGCGGGACTTCGGTTACGTGTGTGAAACAGAGTTTCCAGCCAGAGCCACAGCTGAGTATCTGTGCAGGCAGAGCGAGCCCGACCAGCTCCCAACGCGACGCAGCATGCTGCTCGCCACCAA GGAAATCTGCAAAGAGTTTGTGGACCTCATGTCCCAGGACCGCTCCCCACTCGGCGGCAGTCGACCCACCCCCTGCCTGGAGCCGGGCGTCCAGGGAAGCCTCACCCACTTCAGTCTGCTCACCCACGGCTTCGGTACACCCGCCATCTGCGCAGCGCTCTCCGCCTTCCAGAGCTACCTGATGGAGGCGATCAAATTGCTGGACAAAGGAGAAGGTGGAGGGAAGAGCCACCATGACAAGGAGATGAAGCACCGCAAATAG
- the LOC115788303 gene encoding transcription factor AP-2-epsilon-like isoform X3: MLIHTYSAMDRADGLSGSSPSGRLSQLSSLNQAAYSSAPPLCHTPASDFQPPYFPPPYPQSSLPYSQSQDSAYSHLSDPYPSINSIHQHQQAAWHSQRSRSEEGGLLSQSHRALSLDPRRESPAVPRLLHGLGEGAAALGDGPLGMHLGHHGLDDLQGMEEGSALGILDHSVIKKVPIPSKLNGSSLSALSIGKEGLGVGSVSNPAEVFCSVPGRLSLLSSTSKYKVTVGEVQRRLSPPECLNASLLGGVLRRAKSKNGGRCLRERLEKIGLNLPAGRRKAANVTLLTSLVEGEAVHLARDFGYVCETEFPARATAEYLCRQSEPDQLPTRRSMLLATKEICKEFVDLMSQDRSPLGGSRPTPCLEPGVQGSLTHFSLLTHGFGTPAICAALSAFQSYLMEAIKLLDKGEGGGKSHHDKEMKHRK, translated from the exons ATGTTAATCCACACCTATTCGGCTATG GACCGCGCAGACGGACTCAGCGGCTCTTCGCCGAGCGGGCGCCTTTCCCAGCTGTCCTCCCTGAACCAGGCCGCCTACTCATCGGCTCCCCCGCTCTGCCACACTCCGGCCTCAGACTTCCAGCCTCCTTACTTCCCACCCCCCTATCCACAGTCTTCACTGCCATACTCCCAGAGCCAGGACTCTGCTTATTCCCACCTGTCAGACCCCTACCCCTCCATCAACTCCATCCATCAGCATCAGCAAGCAGCGTGGCACTCGCAGAGGTCGCGCTCCGAAGAAGGGGGGCTACTGTCACAGTCTCACCGGGCTTTGAGTCTGGACCCCCGTCGGGAGTCTCCAGCTGTCCCGCGGCTGCTGCACGGTCTCGGAGAAGGGGCTGCAGCGCTCGGAGACGGTCCTCTCGGGATGCACCTGGGACATCACGGCCTGGATGATCTTCAG GGAATGGAGGAAGGATCAGCCTTGGGCATCCTCGACCACTCTGTCATTAAAAAAG TTCCCATCCCGTCCAAGCTGAACGGCTCGTCCCTGTCCGCCTTGTCCATCGGTAAGGAGGGTCTGGGAGTGGGATCTGTCTCCAACCCGGCGGAGGTATTCTGTTCAGTCCCGGGTCGCCTGTCGCTGCTCAGCTCCACCTCCAAATACAAGGTGACGGTCGGGGAGGTGCAGCGACGCCTCTCCCCACCTGAGTGCCTCAATGcttctctgctgggaggagTCCTCCGCAG GGCGAAGTCAAAGAATGGTGGCCGCTGTCTGAGAGAGCGTCTGGAGAAGATTGGCCTCAACCTGCCCGCCGGGCGACGCAAGGCAGCCAACGTCACTCTGCTAACATCTCTAGTGGAGG GTGAGGCCGTCCATCTGGCGCGGGACTTCGGTTACGTGTGTGAAACAGAGTTTCCAGCCAGAGCCACAGCTGAGTATCTGTGCAGGCAGAGCGAGCCCGACCAGCTCCCAACGCGACGCAGCATGCTGCTCGCCACCAA GGAAATCTGCAAAGAGTTTGTGGACCTCATGTCCCAGGACCGCTCCCCACTCGGCGGCAGTCGACCCACCCCCTGCCTGGAGCCGGGCGTCCAGGGAAGCCTCACCCACTTCAGTCTGCTCACCCACGGCTTCGGTACACCCGCCATCTGCGCAGCGCTCTCCGCCTTCCAGAGCTACCTGATGGAGGCGATCAAATTGCTGGACAAAGGAGAAGGTGGAGGGAAGAGCCACCATGACAAGGAGATGAAGCACCGCAAATAG